From one Angustibacter luteus genomic stretch:
- the rlmB gene encoding 23S rRNA (guanosine(2251)-2'-O)-methyltransferase RlmB, with amino-acid sequence MPGNSQRKGAMRKGASRKGPLVGTGGQKRKSLQGKGPTPKAEDREKHIAAKRKRGAERREAALTKGGRTPTSDGRSGGRPGGRAPGRPVRRTGKASSEVVAGRNSVVEALRAEIPVTAMYVASRIDSDDRVKESLKIATSRGLNILETPRGELDRLTDGAIHQGLALQVPPYEYAHPSDLLAAADDAGQPALIVALDAVTDPRNLGAVVRSAAAFGGHGVIVPERRAAGMTAGAWKTSAGAAARLPVARATNLTRALESLQQAGCFVVGLDMEGDLELPDLTMAHDPLVIVVGSEGKGLSRLVREQCDMIVSIPMHAATESLNAGVAAGVALYEVARRRAHGS; translated from the coding sequence ATGCCCGGCAACTCACAGCGCAAGGGCGCGATGCGCAAGGGCGCGTCGCGCAAGGGGCCCCTCGTGGGCACCGGCGGCCAGAAGCGCAAGAGCCTGCAGGGCAAGGGGCCCACGCCGAAGGCCGAGGACCGCGAGAAGCACATCGCGGCCAAGCGGAAGCGGGGCGCCGAGCGCCGCGAGGCCGCGCTGACCAAGGGTGGTCGCACCCCGACGTCCGACGGCCGATCCGGCGGTCGACCCGGTGGGCGCGCTCCTGGCCGTCCCGTGCGGCGCACCGGCAAGGCGAGCAGTGAGGTCGTCGCGGGGCGCAACAGCGTCGTGGAGGCGTTGCGGGCTGAGATCCCGGTGACCGCCATGTACGTCGCGAGCCGGATCGACTCCGACGACCGGGTCAAGGAGTCCCTGAAGATCGCCACCTCGCGTGGCCTGAACATCCTCGAGACCCCTCGCGGCGAGCTCGACAGGCTCACCGACGGCGCCATCCACCAGGGTCTGGCGTTGCAGGTGCCGCCGTACGAGTACGCGCACCCGTCCGACCTGCTCGCCGCGGCGGACGACGCCGGGCAGCCCGCGCTGATCGTCGCCCTGGACGCCGTCACCGACCCGCGCAACCTCGGGGCCGTCGTCCGGTCCGCGGCCGCGTTCGGCGGGCACGGGGTGATCGTCCCCGAGCGACGGGCCGCCGGCATGACCGCCGGAGCCTGGAAGACCTCCGCCGGCGCCGCGGCCCGGCTGCCGGTCGCGCGCGCCACCAACCTGACCCGGGCGCTCGAGTCGTTGCAGCAGGCCGGGTGCTTCGTCGTGGGCCTCGACATGGAGGGCGACCTGGAGCTGCCCGACCTGACCATGGCGCACGACCCGCTGGTGATCGTGGTCGGCTCCGAGGGCAAGGGCCTGTCCCGGCTGGTGCGCGAGCAGTGCGACATGATCGTGTCGATCCCCATGCACGCCGCCACCGAGTCCCTGAACGCCGGGGTCGCGGCCGGAGTCGCGCTCTACGAAGTTGCTCGGCGGCGAGCCCACGGCTCGTAG
- a CDS encoding MBL fold metallo-hydrolase — MSGDVRIDRAVLSGTFSLDGETFDVDNNLWVLGDDDECVVIDAPHDRDAIAEVVGDRDVLAILCTHAHDDHVRVAPALADHFGAPVLLHPDDLPVWRLTHPGRMPDGDLADGQVITVAGTDVQVIHTPGHAPGAVCFFVPSLGTVFTGDTLFQGGPGATGRSFSDLPTIVRSIRERLLTLPPDTVVRTGHGDSTTIAAEAPNIPVL; from the coding sequence GTGAGCGGCGACGTCCGGATCGACCGGGCCGTGCTGTCCGGCACGTTCTCGCTGGACGGCGAGACCTTCGACGTCGACAACAACCTCTGGGTGCTCGGCGACGACGACGAGTGCGTGGTCATCGACGCCCCGCACGACCGGGACGCCATCGCCGAGGTCGTCGGCGACCGGGACGTCCTGGCCATCCTGTGCACGCACGCCCACGACGACCACGTGCGGGTCGCGCCGGCGCTGGCCGACCACTTCGGCGCGCCGGTGCTGCTGCACCCGGACGACCTGCCCGTGTGGCGGCTGACCCACCCCGGCCGGATGCCGGACGGCGACCTCGCCGACGGTCAGGTGATCACCGTCGCCGGCACCGACGTCCAGGTCATCCACACCCCGGGGCACGCACCCGGTGCGGTCTGCTTCTTCGTCCCGTCGCTCGGCACCGTGTTCACCGGCGACACGCTGTTCCAGGGCGGTCCGGGCGCCACCGGGCGCAGCTTCAGCGACCTCCCGACCATCGTGCGCTCGATCCGCGAGCGCCTGCTCACGCTGCCGCCGGACACCGTCGTCCGGACCGGCCACGGCGACTCGACCACGATCGCCGCCGAGGCGCCGAACATCCCCGTCCTGTGA
- a CDS encoding S-(hydroxymethyl)mycothiol dehydrogenase, which translates to MPQTVQGVIARAKGAAVELVEIVVPDPGPGEAVVAVQACGVCHTDLHYREGGINDDFPFLLGHEAAGVVEAVGEGVTDVAPGDFVILNWRAVCGSCRACLKGRPWYCFNTHNATQRMTLTDGTELSPALGIGAFVEKTLVHAGQCTKVDPAAPATAAGLLGCGVMAGFGAAVNTGGVGRGDSVAVIGCGGVGNAAIAGSVLAGASTVIAVDVDDRKLEWAKGFGATHTVNSRERDAVEAIRELTGGFGADVVVEAVGRPETYEQAFYARDLAGTVVLVGVPTPDLKVELPMIEIFGRGGALKSSWYGDCLPSRDFPMLIDLYRQGRFDLDGFVSETIGLGDIEAAFEKMHRGEVLRSVVVL; encoded by the coding sequence ATGCCGCAGACAGTGCAGGGAGTCATCGCGCGCGCCAAGGGCGCCGCCGTCGAGCTGGTCGAGATCGTCGTCCCGGACCCGGGGCCAGGTGAGGCCGTCGTCGCCGTCCAGGCCTGTGGGGTGTGCCACACGGACCTGCACTACCGGGAGGGCGGGATCAACGACGACTTCCCGTTCCTGCTCGGTCACGAGGCGGCCGGGGTCGTCGAGGCGGTCGGTGAGGGCGTCACGGACGTCGCACCGGGCGACTTCGTGATCCTGAACTGGCGCGCCGTGTGCGGGTCCTGCCGGGCCTGTCTCAAGGGCAGGCCCTGGTACTGCTTCAACACCCACAACGCGACCCAGCGGATGACCCTGACCGACGGCACCGAGCTGTCCCCCGCCCTCGGCATCGGGGCATTCGTCGAGAAGACGCTCGTGCACGCCGGGCAGTGCACCAAGGTCGACCCGGCCGCGCCGGCCACCGCCGCCGGGCTGCTCGGCTGCGGGGTCATGGCCGGCTTCGGTGCGGCCGTGAACACCGGCGGCGTCGGCCGCGGCGACTCGGTGGCCGTGATCGGCTGCGGCGGGGTCGGCAACGCGGCCATCGCGGGCTCGGTGCTGGCCGGGGCCAGCACCGTGATCGCCGTGGACGTCGATGACCGGAAGCTGGAGTGGGCCAAGGGCTTCGGCGCCACGCACACGGTGAACAGCCGCGAGCGGGACGCCGTCGAGGCGATCCGGGAGCTCACCGGCGGGTTCGGTGCGGACGTCGTCGTGGAGGCCGTGGGCCGTCCGGAGACCTACGAGCAGGCGTTCTACGCGCGCGACCTGGCCGGCACCGTCGTCCTGGTGGGCGTGCCGACGCCGGACCTGAAGGTCGAGCTGCCGATGATCGAGATCTTCGGCCGCGGCGGCGCGCTGAAGTCCAGCTGGTACGGCGACTGCCTGCCCAGCCGGGACTTCCCGATGCTCATCGACCTCTACCGGCAGGGCCGCTTCGACCTCGACGGCTTCGTCAGCGAGACCATCGGCCTCGGCGACATCGAGGCCGCGTTCGAGAAGATGCACCGCGGCGAGGTCCTGCGCTCGGTCGTCGTGCTGTGA
- a CDS encoding CarD family transcriptional regulator, with product MVFTVGETVVYPHHGAAVIEEVKTRTIKGEDKIYLVLKIAQGDLTIEVPAENLDLVGVRDVVGQEGLDRVFEVLRTPHAEEPTNWSRRYKANLEKLASGDVIKVAEVVRDLWRRDKDRGLSAGEKRMLAKARQILVSELALAEHTNEDKAEAILDEVLAS from the coding sequence ATGGTCTTCACAGTCGGCGAGACGGTCGTCTACCCGCACCACGGGGCAGCAGTGATCGAAGAGGTCAAGACCCGCACGATCAAGGGGGAGGACAAGATCTATCTTGTCCTGAAGATCGCCCAAGGTGACCTGACCATCGAAGTACCAGCCGAGAACCTCGACCTCGTGGGTGTCCGCGACGTCGTCGGGCAGGAGGGCCTGGACCGCGTGTTCGAGGTCCTGCGCACCCCGCACGCGGAGGAGCCGACCAACTGGTCGCGCCGCTACAAGGCGAACCTCGAGAAGCTGGCCTCCGGTGACGTCATCAAGGTTGCCGAGGTCGTCCGCGACCTGTGGCGCCGCGACAAGGACCGCGGCCTGTCCGCCGGCGAGAAGCGCATGCTGGCCAAGGCCCGGCAGATCCTGGTGAGCGAGCTCGCGCTCGCCGAGCACACCAACGAGGACAAGGCCGAGGCGATCCTCGACGAGGTCCTGGCCTCCTGA
- the ispF gene encoding 2-C-methyl-D-erythritol 2,4-cyclodiphosphate synthase, giving the protein MTSSSSGLPRVGVGTDVHAFAAEGSDRPMRVAGLDWPGERGLEGHSDADVVAHACCDALFSAAGIGDVGTQFGTSQPQWAGAAGVVLLAEAARLVRAAGFEIGNVAVQLVGNRPRLGARRAEAETALSAACGAPVSLSATTSDGLGLTGRGEGVAAIATALVVPRP; this is encoded by the coding sequence GTGACGTCCTCGAGCTCAGGCCTGCCGCGCGTCGGCGTCGGCACCGACGTGCACGCCTTCGCTGCGGAGGGCAGCGACCGCCCGATGCGGGTCGCCGGGCTGGACTGGCCGGGCGAACGCGGGCTCGAGGGGCACTCGGACGCCGACGTCGTCGCGCACGCCTGCTGTGACGCCCTGTTCTCCGCGGCCGGGATCGGGGACGTCGGCACCCAGTTCGGGACGTCGCAGCCGCAGTGGGCCGGGGCGGCGGGCGTGGTGCTGCTGGCCGAGGCCGCGCGACTCGTGCGCGCCGCCGGGTTCGAGATCGGCAACGTCGCCGTCCAGCTGGTCGGCAACCGCCCCCGGCTGGGGGCGCGCCGGGCCGAGGCCGAGACGGCGCTGTCAGCGGCCTGCGGGGCGCCGGTCTCGCTGAGCGCGACGACGTCCGACGGGCTCGGCCTGACCGGACGGGGCGAGGGCGTCGCCGCGATCGCCACGGCCCTCGTCGTCCCCCGCCCCTGA
- the cysS gene encoding cysteine--tRNA ligase yields the protein MSLRLYDTATRELRDFEPLQPGRAGLYICGLTVQGAPHIGHVRFTVAFDILRRWLTRGHDLEVTLVRNVTDIDDKILAKSEAAGVDWFAWAYTFERQTSAALDALGVLPATYEPRATGHIPEMVELMQTLVDAGYAYPGDDDGAGGGEGAGDVYFEVKSWPEYGSLTHQKIDDMNPAEDADPRGKRDARDFALWKGHKAGEPESASWTSPFGRGRPGWHLECSAMARKYLGDTFDIHGGGVDLRFPHHENEQAQSHAAGLGFARYWLHNGWVTIGGEKMSKSLGNSLIVSEVLKSVRPLALRYYLGAAHYRSMIEYTPDSLREAETAVERIEHFLGRAARVGELPVDAEVPDAFAAAMDDDLNVSGGLAVVHDTVRAGNTALDDGDDATALVAAGAVLAMTDVLGVNPLDPVWHQGSSANDDRTAVALAALVQAELDHRQAARAARDFAAADAVRDRLTAAGIAVEDTPAGARWSLLRSTTDTESES from the coding sequence GTGAGCCTTCGCCTTTACGACACCGCCACGCGTGAGCTGCGTGACTTCGAGCCGCTGCAGCCTGGTCGGGCTGGGCTGTACATCTGCGGGCTCACGGTGCAGGGGGCGCCGCACATCGGTCACGTCCGGTTCACCGTGGCCTTCGACATCCTGCGCCGCTGGCTGACCCGCGGGCACGACCTCGAGGTCACCCTGGTCCGCAACGTCACGGACATCGACGACAAGATCCTCGCCAAGTCCGAGGCCGCCGGGGTCGACTGGTTCGCCTGGGCGTACACCTTCGAGCGGCAGACCTCGGCGGCGCTGGACGCCCTGGGCGTGCTCCCGGCCACCTACGAGCCGCGCGCCACCGGGCACATCCCCGAGATGGTCGAGCTGATGCAGACCCTCGTGGACGCCGGCTACGCCTACCCGGGCGACGACGACGGGGCGGGCGGCGGCGAGGGCGCCGGCGACGTCTACTTCGAGGTGAAGTCCTGGCCCGAGTACGGCTCGCTCACCCACCAGAAGATCGACGACATGAACCCCGCGGAGGACGCCGACCCGCGCGGCAAGCGGGACGCCCGCGACTTCGCGCTGTGGAAGGGCCACAAGGCCGGCGAGCCCGAGTCGGCGAGCTGGACGTCGCCGTTCGGGCGCGGGCGGCCCGGCTGGCACCTGGAGTGCTCCGCGATGGCCCGCAAGTACCTCGGCGACACGTTCGACATCCACGGCGGTGGGGTCGACCTGCGGTTCCCGCACCACGAGAACGAGCAGGCCCAGTCGCACGCGGCGGGTCTCGGCTTCGCCCGGTACTGGCTGCACAACGGGTGGGTCACCATCGGCGGCGAGAAGATGAGCAAGTCGCTGGGCAACTCGCTCATCGTGTCCGAGGTGCTGAAGTCGGTGCGGCCGCTGGCCCTGCGCTACTACCTCGGCGCGGCGCACTACCGCTCGATGATCGAGTACACGCCGGACTCGCTGCGCGAGGCCGAGACCGCGGTGGAGCGGATCGAGCACTTCCTCGGCCGGGCGGCCCGGGTCGGTGAGCTGCCGGTCGACGCCGAGGTGCCCGACGCGTTCGCCGCTGCGATGGATGACGACCTCAACGTCTCCGGCGGCCTGGCCGTGGTGCACGACACCGTCCGGGCCGGCAACACGGCACTGGACGACGGCGACGACGCGACCGCGCTGGTCGCGGCCGGTGCGGTGCTGGCGATGACCGACGTCCTCGGCGTGAACCCGCTGGACCCGGTGTGGCACCAGGGCTCCAGCGCGAACGACGACCGGACGGCAGTTGCGCTGGCCGCCCTGGTGCAGGCCGAGCTGGACCACCGCCAGGCCGCCCGCGCCGCCCGCGACTTCGCCGCCGCCGACGCCGTCCGAGACCGGTTGACCGCGGCGGGAATCGCCGTCGAGGACACACCTGCAGGGGCCCGCTGGTCGTTGCTGCGCAGCACCACCGACACCGAGAGCGAGTCCTGA
- the ispD gene encoding 2-C-methyl-D-erythritol 4-phosphate cytidylyltransferase, which translates to MTTGAVVVAAGSGSRLGADRPKAFVQLAGVTLLEHAVARLRDGGVRAIVAVVPDALVGQTQALLGDAAQVVAGGAERQDSVAAGLAALPADVDVVLVHDAARCLAPAALVARVASAVTADSPAVVPGLPVVDTVKEVDASGLVVGTVDRAPLRRVQTPQGFERALLERAHAAAGDSAATDDAALVERLGVRVRLVEGDPLALKVTTAEDLALAEWLLTRLSP; encoded by the coding sequence GTGACGACCGGCGCCGTGGTGGTGGCCGCCGGCTCGGGCAGCCGGCTCGGCGCCGACCGCCCCAAGGCGTTCGTGCAGCTGGCCGGGGTGACCCTGCTGGAGCACGCGGTCGCCCGGCTGCGCGACGGCGGGGTGCGCGCCATCGTGGCGGTCGTGCCGGACGCCCTGGTCGGCCAGACCCAGGCGCTGCTCGGTGACGCGGCCCAGGTGGTGGCCGGCGGCGCCGAGCGCCAGGACTCCGTGGCCGCCGGGCTCGCCGCGCTGCCCGCCGACGTCGACGTCGTCCTCGTGCACGACGCGGCCCGCTGCCTGGCCCCCGCGGCGCTCGTCGCCCGGGTGGCGTCGGCGGTGACGGCGGACTCGCCCGCCGTCGTCCCCGGCCTGCCCGTGGTGGACACCGTCAAGGAGGTCGACGCGTCCGGCCTGGTGGTGGGCACCGTCGACCGCGCGCCGCTGCGCCGGGTGCAGACCCCGCAGGGCTTCGAGCGGGCCCTGCTCGAGCGGGCGCACGCCGCCGCCGGCGACAGCGCGGCCACGGACGACGCCGCGCTGGTCGAGCGGCTCGGGGTGCGGGTCCGGCTGGTCGAGGGCGACCCGCTGGCGTTGAAGGTGACGACCGCCGAGGACCTGGCGCTCGCGGAGTGGCTGCTCACTAGGCTCTCGCCGTGA
- a CDS encoding PIN domain nuclease, with translation MNPRPVRVPVGVIELLRLFVVVFFAGLGYQIAVAAEPTDVRLGPLDAVGAGVLLGAAIGYVLGGVVARLTVRSVAATERNLRQRSTEQVLSGMIGAALGVLLAAAVTWPLLLIGSQVVMLPLFGFIIVTLALLGYRIGVARRHDLLALFGAQAGLSGGSRAGSGERILDTSVAIDGRIVDVVTAGFLTGSFLVPQPVLDELQGLADAGDDLRRARGRRGLEALDALRRQRDVDLEVVPDAAREVPDVDAKLVRMCLDRRAVLVTLDTNLAKAAALAGVSVMNLHALALALRPPVTAGDVVRVNLLKAGKEPGQAVGYLDDGTMVVAERSRDRVGQDVAVVVTSVLTTANGRMVFSRPQTS, from the coding sequence GTGAACCCACGTCCCGTGCGAGTGCCCGTCGGGGTCATCGAGCTGCTGCGCCTGTTCGTCGTCGTCTTCTTCGCGGGCCTCGGCTACCAGATCGCTGTCGCGGCCGAGCCGACCGACGTCCGGCTCGGCCCGCTGGACGCCGTGGGTGCAGGGGTGCTGCTCGGCGCCGCGATCGGCTACGTGCTGGGCGGGGTCGTCGCCCGGCTCACCGTTCGCTCCGTGGCCGCGACCGAGCGGAACCTGCGCCAGCGCTCCACCGAGCAGGTCCTGTCGGGCATGATCGGCGCCGCTCTCGGCGTGCTGCTCGCGGCCGCGGTGACCTGGCCGCTGCTGCTGATCGGCAGCCAGGTGGTCATGCTCCCGCTGTTCGGCTTCATCATCGTCACCCTCGCCCTGCTCGGCTACCGGATCGGCGTGGCCCGCCGACACGACCTGCTGGCCCTGTTCGGGGCGCAGGCCGGCCTGTCCGGCGGCTCCCGGGCCGGCTCGGGGGAGCGGATCCTCGACACGTCCGTGGCCATCGACGGACGGATCGTGGACGTCGTCACCGCCGGCTTCCTGACCGGCTCGTTCCTGGTGCCCCAGCCGGTGCTCGACGAGCTGCAGGGGCTGGCCGACGCCGGCGACGACCTGCGCCGGGCGCGCGGCCGGCGCGGCCTGGAGGCGCTCGACGCCCTGCGCCGCCAGCGCGACGTCGACCTGGAAGTGGTGCCGGACGCCGCCCGGGAGGTGCCGGACGTCGACGCCAAGCTGGTCCGGATGTGCCTGGACCGCCGGGCCGTCCTGGTCACGCTGGACACCAACCTCGCCAAGGCCGCCGCTCTGGCCGGCGTCTCGGTGATGAACCTGCACGCCCTCGCCCTGGCACTGCGTCCCCCGGTGACCGCCGGGGACGTCGTCCGGGTCAACCTGCTCAAGGCCGGCAAGGAGCCGGGCCAGGCCGTCGGCTACCTGGACGACGGCACGATGGTCGTCGCCGAGCGCTCCCGGGACCGCGTCGGCCAGGACGTCGCCGTCGTCGTCACCAGCGTGCTGACCACCGCGAACGGGCGGATGGTGTTCAGCCGCCCGCAGACCTCGTGA
- a CDS encoding LacI family DNA-binding transcriptional regulator, whose amino-acid sequence MAARLADIAAQAKVSEATVSRVLNGKPGVADSTRQAVLTALDVLGYERPTRLRRKSAGLVGLIVPELANPIFPAFAQVIETALARHGFTPVLCTQTPGGVHEDDYTQMLLERSVSGIIFVSGLHADSLADHERYRQLTARGLPIVLVNGYADDVEAPCVSSDDLASSELAVAHLRALGHTRIGLAVGPERFVPAIRKIAGFRQAMASVVAPADVEDLIERSLFTVEGGAAAAQRLLDRGCTAIVCGSDLMAFGAIRAARSMGLRVPEDVSVVGYDDSPLVAFTDPPLTTLRQSVQAMGEAAVRALVDEISGQPAPRAEYVFRPELVVRGSTGAVPAVVRR is encoded by the coding sequence ATGGCAGCCCGTCTGGCGGACATCGCGGCGCAGGCAAAGGTCAGCGAGGCGACGGTCAGCCGGGTGCTGAACGGCAAGCCGGGCGTCGCCGACTCGACCCGGCAGGCCGTGCTCACCGCCCTGGACGTGCTCGGCTACGAGCGCCCGACCCGGCTGCGGCGCAAGAGTGCCGGGCTGGTCGGGCTGATCGTCCCCGAGCTGGCCAACCCGATCTTCCCGGCGTTCGCGCAGGTCATCGAGACCGCGCTGGCCCGGCACGGCTTCACGCCGGTGCTGTGCACCCAGACGCCCGGCGGCGTGCACGAGGACGACTACACGCAGATGCTCCTGGAGCGCAGTGTCAGCGGCATCATCTTCGTCTCCGGCCTGCACGCGGACTCACTCGCGGACCACGAGCGCTACCGGCAGCTCACCGCCCGCGGCCTGCCGATCGTGCTGGTGAACGGCTACGCGGACGACGTCGAGGCGCCCTGCGTGTCCAGCGACGACCTGGCGTCCTCCGAGCTCGCCGTGGCGCACCTGCGGGCGTTGGGGCACACCAGGATCGGCCTCGCCGTCGGTCCGGAGCGGTTCGTGCCGGCCATCCGCAAGATCGCCGGTTTCCGGCAGGCCATGGCGTCGGTGGTCGCGCCCGCCGACGTCGAGGACCTCATCGAGCGGTCGCTGTTCACCGTCGAGGGCGGCGCGGCGGCGGCGCAGCGGCTGCTGGACCGCGGCTGCACCGCCATCGTCTGCGGGTCGGACCTGATGGCGTTCGGCGCGATCCGGGCCGCCCGGTCCATGGGGCTGCGGGTCCCCGAGGACGTGTCCGTGGTCGGGTACGACGACTCGCCGCTGGTCGCGTTCACCGACCCGCCGCTGACGACCCTGCGGCAGTCCGTGCAAGCCATGGGTGAGGCCGCAGTGCGGGCTCTCGTGGACGAGATCAGCGGCCAGCCCGCGCCCCGGGCCGAGTACGTGTTCCGCCCCGAGCTCGTCGTCCGCGGGTCCACCGGCGCGGTGCCGGCCGTCGTCCGCCGCTGA
- a CDS encoding DUF4032 domain-containing protein, with amino-acid sequence MSSLQITSARPDSALLDLPWDIPLEDWPAETLAALPRGISRHVVRFAKLSGSVVAIKEIREDLARREYGLLRLLNRLDVPSVEPVGVITGRTGRDGAPLDPCLITRHLQFSLPYRALFSQNLRPDTASRLVDALAVLLVRLHLNGFFWGDVSLSNTLFRRDAGSFAAYLVDAETGELHNHLSDGQREHDLEIARVNIAGELMDLQAGGLLETDDEPLLTSERIIHRYRSLWDELTGTESFEQGERWRVEARIRKLNELGFDVGELAITTDIDGATVQIQPKVVDAGHHSRRLLRLTGLDVGENQARRLLNDLDSFAAAEERQGEDEEILAHEWLSQVFEKVIRKVPRKLRTKLEPAELFHEVLEHRWYLSERAGHDVSLKKAVEDYVQEVLPTKPDEVAILGVDTQAIPVIAPRDS; translated from the coding sequence ATGAGCTCCCTCCAGATCACCTCGGCGCGGCCCGACTCCGCGCTGCTGGACCTGCCCTGGGACATCCCGCTCGAGGACTGGCCCGCCGAGACGCTCGCCGCGCTGCCCCGCGGCATCTCCCGGCACGTCGTCCGCTTCGCCAAGCTGTCCGGCAGCGTCGTGGCGATCAAGGAGATCCGCGAGGACCTCGCCCGGCGCGAGTACGGCCTGCTGCGTCTGCTGAACCGCCTCGACGTCCCCTCGGTCGAACCCGTCGGGGTGATCACCGGACGCACCGGCAGGGACGGGGCCCCACTGGACCCGTGCCTGATCACCCGGCACCTGCAGTTCTCCCTGCCCTACCGCGCCCTGTTCAGCCAGAACCTGCGGCCGGACACGGCGTCCCGGCTCGTCGACGCGCTGGCCGTGCTGCTCGTCCGGTTGCACCTGAACGGGTTCTTCTGGGGCGACGTCAGCCTCTCGAACACGCTGTTCCGCCGCGACGCGGGCTCGTTCGCCGCCTACCTCGTGGACGCCGAGACCGGCGAGCTGCACAACCACCTCAGCGACGGCCAGCGCGAGCACGACCTCGAGATCGCCCGGGTCAACATCGCCGGCGAGCTGATGGACCTGCAGGCCGGCGGGCTCCTGGAGACGGACGACGAACCGCTGCTGACCAGCGAACGGATCATCCACCGGTACCGGTCCCTGTGGGACGAGCTCACCGGCACCGAGTCGTTCGAGCAGGGCGAGCGCTGGCGGGTCGAGGCCCGGATCCGCAAGCTCAACGAGCTCGGCTTCGACGTCGGCGAGCTCGCGATCACCACGGACATCGACGGCGCCACCGTGCAGATCCAGCCCAAGGTGGTGGACGCCGGGCACCACTCGCGGCGGCTGCTGCGGCTCACCGGCCTCGACGTCGGGGAGAACCAGGCCCGGCGCCTGCTCAACGACCTGGACAGCTTCGCCGCCGCCGAGGAGCGCCAGGGCGAGGACGAGGAGATCCTTGCCCACGAGTGGCTGTCCCAGGTCTTCGAGAAGGTCATCCGCAAGGTGCCCCGCAAGCTGCGCACCAAGCTGGAGCCCGCCGAGCTGTTCCACGAGGTCCTCGAGCACCGCTGGTACCTGAGCGAGCGGGCCGGCCACGACGTCAGCCTGAAGAAGGCCGTCGAGGACTACGTGCAGGAGGTCCTGCCGACCAAGCCCGACGAGGTCGCGATCCTCGGCGTCGACACCCAGGCCATCCCGGTCATCGCTCCTCGCGACTCGTAG
- a CDS encoding sn-glycerol-3-phosphate ABC transporter ATP-binding protein UgpC, whose amino-acid sequence MATVTYDAATRIYPGSEVPAVDKLNLDIQDGEFLVLVGPSGCGKTTSLRMLAGLEDVNGGRILIGDRDVTHEAPKDRDIAMVFQNYALYPHMTVADNMGFALKIAGTPKADIRKRVEEAAKILDLEAYLDRKPKALSGGQRQRVAMGRAIVRQPQVFLMDEPLSNLDAKLRVQTRTQIASLQRRLGITTVYVTHDQVEAMTMGDRVAVLKDGLLQQVDTPRRMYDHPNNVFVAGFIGSPAMNLIDTAVTDGGVKFGSGTYPVAREHLEAAGKTVTVGVRPEDLTLTTEGNGLAVTVDVVEELGADAYIYGSTEEARTHVLDAEESAEDKPFIARVDGRKPPEKGQTIYLAPKEGHIHMFNATTGERIGD is encoded by the coding sequence ATGGCCACAGTTACCTACGACGCCGCGACCCGGATCTACCCGGGCTCAGAGGTTCCGGCAGTCGACAAGCTCAACCTCGACATCCAGGACGGCGAGTTCCTCGTCCTCGTCGGCCCCTCCGGCTGCGGGAAGACCACCTCGCTGCGCATGCTCGCCGGGCTCGAGGACGTCAACGGCGGCCGCATCCTCATCGGTGACCGCGACGTCACCCACGAGGCCCCCAAGGACCGCGACATCGCGATGGTCTTCCAGAACTACGCGCTGTACCCGCACATGACGGTCGCCGACAACATGGGCTTCGCGCTCAAGATCGCCGGCACCCCGAAGGCGGACATCCGCAAGCGCGTGGAGGAGGCCGCCAAGATCCTCGACCTCGAGGCCTACCTGGACCGCAAGCCCAAGGCGCTCTCCGGTGGCCAGCGCCAGCGCGTCGCCATGGGCCGCGCGATCGTGCGCCAGCCGCAGGTCTTCCTGATGGACGAGCCGCTGTCGAACCTGGACGCCAAGCTGCGCGTGCAGACCCGCACCCAGATCGCGTCCCTGCAGCGCCGGCTCGGCATCACCACCGTCTACGTCACCCACGACCAGGTCGAGGCCATGACGATGGGCGACCGCGTGGCCGTGCTCAAGGACGGCCTGCTCCAGCAGGTCGACACCCCGCGGCGCATGTACGACCACCCGAACAACGTCTTCGTGGCCGGCTTCATCGGCTCGCCCGCGATGAACCTCATCGACACCGCGGTCACCGACGGCGGCGTGAAGTTCGGCTCGGGCACCTACCCGGTGGCCCGCGAGCACCTCGAGGCGGCCGGCAAGACCGTCACGGTGGGCGTGCGACCCGAGGACCTCACGCTGACCACCGAGGGCAACGGCCTGGCCGTCACGGTGGACGTCGTCGAGGAGCTCGGCGCGGACGCCTACATCTACGGCAGCACCGAAGAGGCCCGCACGCACGTGCTCGACGCGGAGGAGAGCGCCGAGGACAAGCCGTTCATCGCCCGCGTCGACGGCCGCAAGCCCCCGGAGAAGGGCCAGACGATCTACCTGGCCCCCAAGGAGGGCCACATCCACATGTTCAACGCCACCACCGGCGAGCGCATCGGCGACTGA